The Pecten maximus chromosome 11, xPecMax1.1, whole genome shotgun sequence genome has a segment encoding these proteins:
- the LOC117337733 gene encoding uncharacterized protein LOC117337733, whose amino-acid sequence MGTKRDIPAIDTLKGLSREWSVIGQPLADSSFDVIQQHRTRMSDLTTRTKEGVTKVQEYVDEVGKEVSAIKSQVKSSLIENVQKMSGLVNKLVPTKSYGEPQYMLPSYGGNLATPDEKGQDNEMIARHMEEEAENLKQMQNLESFLGKMEHLCEKVRSYEGIDSEEIKNLQDDLKGYGDTLENEHERQQREEKQKRERERAEEEERKRIEEENRRRNPANWKPLVLKDRSNSERFANTDVLCVVYAMDGSFTPSSLRCTNMEGHTGVADWLSTPYEQQASSPTKVSYNSYSPLDLQEPMEVYVPYLTTGANREPEVKISIDNGKWEYPEVLNERKIDAFPKSVDYIGTKVPSFESFKLIVSSVLKKRTIVVDKNGVSFKADCMHVQIPPNFGNDKINLRVSKDNEQQRSPSNFLGAQMRVEVDCIDQTTKDIDVKISPEKLSEVSSHFKDKMVLVTAANQCFASDEGLANFRLDTFRQHLQTEGVINTKETNDNKNLKTRDKRIKHLIEMILEKPSAAEKVLECLDKSGNKDVAERIREVVQEKRGTAVVEEQWRSVMVFREDGENWRVIDPKRFAKLHQDLGCTLQAGHRHFDLVSLTVSKDSSEKDIERIADEFGRGTFATKATLICRHKSEDYQAETFLHVLPANKAALEISRLKKQGYTRGPMELADFDVMDGDTVELYMSGNIGIEYSGRRIPQGEVVKLPFKTHKDVCKANLNIYVVDKKSEDQMDDDRYRGLLHYRIKDNKPLKERTDSVELVWMKTSKRYLSHLSMNGDIQALAKFIGTKVADRQETHDIFAGVDTPAVVKEIEQRVERQCKSDTNEVRLETAIFIWANQNQDEKEKKIEIILNAVREYHWCAEARQFVTLYMNKGLFSEVSLLSMSTMLGSEWQDLVIALKLSEGDVYYIQSMDLSEQDKKGKMLDKYRLSRHAISFGIRLPDEFLKAIQQCKCSNQLTSYVEKKLK is encoded by the exons ATGGGAACAAAACGAGACATCCCTGCTATCGACACACTGAAAGGACTTTCTCGAGAATGGAGTGTGATTGGCCAACCTCTCGCCGACTCATCATTTGATGTCATTCAGCAGCACCGGACACGTATGAGTGACCTCACTACCCGGACTAAGGAAGGGGTCACTAAGGTTCAAGAATATGTAGATGAGGTTGGAAAAGAAGTATCCGCCATAAAATCCCAAGTGAAATCTTCCTTAATAGAGAATGTACAGAAGATGTCTGGACTTGTTAACAAACTAG TTCCGACCAAAAGCTATGGCGAGCCACAATATATGTTACCGTCATATGGAGGCAACCTAGCCACGCCAGATGAAAAAGG CCAAGACAATGAAATGATTGCAAGGCATATGGAAGAGGAGGCCGAAAACCTTAAACAAATGCAAAACCTGGAATCGTTCTTGGGGAAAATGGAGCATTTGTGCGAGAAGGTTCGATCGTATGAAGGAATTGACTCCGAGGAAATAAAAAACTTACAAGATGATCTGAAAGGCTATGGTGACACCTTAGAAAATGAACACGAACGACAACAACGAGAAGAAAAGCAGAAGAGAGAAAGAGAACGAGCAGAAGAAGAGGAGAGGAAGCGTATAGAGGAGGAAAACAGACGAAGAAATCCAGCTAATTGGAAACCTCTTGT GTTGAAAGACAGATCAAACAGCGAAAGATTTGCCAACACGGACgtgttgtgtgtggtgtatGCCATGGATGGAAGTTTTACCCCATCATCACTTCGTTGTACCAACATGGAAGGACATACGGGTGTAGCAGACTGGCTATCCACGCCGTATGAGCAACAGGCGTCGAGTCCGACCAAGGTCAGCTACAACAGTTATAGTCCACTCGACCTACAG GAACCCATGGAAGTATACGTGCCTTACTTGACCACTGGGGCTAACCGTGAACCAGAGGTCAAGATCTCAATCGACAACGGAAAATGGGAGTACCCGGAAGTACTTAACGAACGAAAAATAGATGCATTCCCG AAAAGTGTCGATTACATCGGAACAAAGGTCCCAAGTTTTGAATCATTCAAACTTATCGTCTCCTCTGTGCTAAAGAAAAGGACCATAGTTGTTGACAAAAACGGCGTCTCCTTCAAGGCAGACTGCATGCATGTTCAAATTCCACCAAACTTTGGAAATGACAAAATCAATTTAAGG GTCTCGAAGGACAATGAACAGCAAAGGAGTCCCAGCAATTTTTTGGGTGCACAAATGCGTGTCGAGGTGGATTGTATCGATCAAACAACAAAAGACATCGATGTCAAAATATCCCCCGAAAAAC TTTCCGAAGTTTCATCGCACTTTAAGGACAAGATGGTTTTAGTGACGGCCGCCAACCAGTGTTTCGCATCTGATGAAGGCCTTGCTAACTTCCGGTTGGATACGTTTCGTCAACACCTACAGACAGAGGGCGTGATTAACACAAAGGAAACAAACGATAACAAA AATCTCAAGACAAGAGACAAGAGAATAAAGCACCTTATAGAAATGATCCTTGAAAAACCATCAGCTGCTGAGAAAGTCCTGGAATGCCTTGACAAATCAGGAAATAAGGACGTGGCGGAAAGAATCCGAGAAGTCGTCCAGGAGAAGCGAGGGACCGCCGTAGTAGAAG AACAATGGCGATCGGTGATGGTTTTCCGTGAAGATGGCGAGAACTGGAGAGTTATTGATCCGAAACGCTTTGCAAAACTCCACCAGGATTTAGGCTGTACTTTGCAGGCAGGACACAGACATTTTGA TCTGGTTTCCCTGACAGTTTCTAAGGACTCATCAGAGAAAGATATTGAAAGAATAGCCGACGAGTTTGGAAGAGGAACATTTGCAACAAAGGCAACACTTATTTGTAGACATAAATCCGAAGATTATCAGGCTGAAACATTTCTTCACGTACTTCCGGCCAACAAAGCAGCACTGGAAATCAGTAGACTGAAGAAACAAGGCTATACCCGAGGTCCAATGGAATTAGCCGACTTTGATGTCATGGATGGCGACACGGTAGAATTATACATGTCGGGGAATATCGGTATTGAATACAGTGGTAGACGGATTCCACAAGGGGAGGTGGTAAAACTTCCATTCAAAACCCACAAAGACGTCTGTAAAGCCAACCTGAATATCTACGTCGTGGACAAGAAATCGGAGGACCAGATGGATGACGACAGATATCGGGGTCTTTTACATTACCGTATTAAGGATAATAAACCTCTTAAGGAGAGGACGGACTCCGTGGAACTAGTCTGGATGAAG ACCAGCAAGCGGTACCTGTCGCACCTGTCAATGAACGGGGATA TCCAGGCACTTGCAAAATTTATCGGGACAAAGGTGGCGGATAGACAGGAAACTCATGACATATTTGCTGGTGTGGATACTCCAGCTGTTGTGAAAGAAATAGAGCAGCGCGTGGAGAGACAGTGCAAAAGCGACACAAACGAGGTCAGATTGGAGACCGCAATATTCATATGGGCTAATCAAAATCAGGACGAAAAGGAGAAAAAG ATCGAGATCATTCTAAACGCCGTACGAGAATACCATTGGTGTGCAGAAGCTCGCCAGTTTGTGACCCTGTACATGAACAAAG GTCTGTTTTCTGAGGTGTCGCTCCTGAGTATGTCGACGATGCTTGGATCAGAATGGCAAGACTTGGTGATTGCTCTCAAACTCTCTGAGGGAGATGTCTACTACATACAGAGCATGGACCTCAGCGAACAAGACAAGAAGGGGAAGATGCTAGATAAATACCGCCTGTCTCGGCACGCCATCAGCTTTGGTATCAGACTACCGGACGAATTCTTGAAGGCAATTCAACAGTGTAAATGTAGCAACCAACTTACATCGTATGTGGAAAAGAAACTGAAATAA